A region of Paractinoplanes abujensis DNA encodes the following proteins:
- a CDS encoding MGH1-like glycoside hydrolase domain-containing protein — MRHRVGERSRLAQADSGEQPWRAWGPYLAERAWGTVREDYSEHGTAWDYFPHDHARSRAYRWNDDGMAGICDDRQTFCFGLALWNGRDPILKERMFGLGGDGGNHGEDAKEYWWYQDSTPTHSWMSWRYHYPQEPFPYDQLVRVNGQRSREESEYELVDTGIFDDDRFWAVTVDYAKASPRDMCVAITVSNRGPEAASLHVLPTLWFRNTWSWGLPNRPVPVLKGSPGRLAGRHRTLGHIVLAGSGDAAPLLCDNETNAQRLWGQPGKSLYPKDGINDYLVSGSPTVNPAGEGTKGSLHYVVTLGPGESRTIRLRLTQEDEEIGPLDLGDGWSDVMRARRAEADEFFTDLIPAAASAEEAAVARQGIAGLMWGKQFYHFDVKQWLTGDPGSAPPPPGRRYGRNNAWWHMNSFDVISMPDPWEYPWYAAWDLAFHTVSIARVDPAFAKSQLLLLLREWYMHPNGQIPAYEWSFADVNPPVHAWAALRVFEIDGGRDHDFLARIMHKLLLNFTWWVNRKDVGGNNVFEGGFLGLDNVGPFDRSAALPVAGVLEQSDGTGWMAMYALNLLDMAVRLALHDRTYEDMATKFFEHFAYIAEAAYRQGLWDEEDCFFYDQLRLPDGHKLPLKVRSIVGLLPLAATTRLSAGTLNRLPELHARLRWLQASQGEYADVISARRISPEGRQQRLLSMVGQDQLLRVLARMLDPEEFLSPYGIRTLSRSHLEKPFTVSLGGSDFTVGYEPAESTSGLFGGNSNWRGPVWMPVNYLLVEALREYADFFGDDMKAEYPTGSQRKVPLAEVADDISRRLISLFLPDDTGHRPIYGANHILQTHPDWKDLIVFPEYFHGDNGAGLGAWHQTGWTALVVDLILTLRRR; from the coding sequence GTGAGGCACCGCGTGGGGGAGCGTTCCCGGCTGGCGCAGGCGGACTCGGGTGAGCAGCCGTGGCGGGCGTGGGGGCCCTACCTGGCCGAGCGGGCGTGGGGCACGGTCCGGGAGGACTACAGCGAACACGGCACGGCCTGGGACTACTTCCCGCACGACCATGCCCGTTCCCGTGCCTACCGGTGGAACGACGACGGCATGGCCGGCATCTGCGACGACCGGCAGACGTTCTGCTTCGGTCTCGCCCTCTGGAACGGCCGTGACCCGATCCTCAAGGAACGCATGTTCGGGCTCGGCGGCGACGGCGGCAACCACGGCGAGGACGCCAAGGAGTACTGGTGGTATCAGGACTCCACGCCCACCCACTCGTGGATGAGCTGGCGCTACCACTACCCCCAGGAGCCTTTCCCGTACGACCAGCTGGTGCGCGTCAACGGCCAGCGCTCGCGCGAGGAGTCGGAGTACGAGCTGGTCGACACCGGCATCTTCGACGACGACCGGTTCTGGGCCGTCACCGTCGACTACGCCAAGGCGTCCCCGCGCGACATGTGCGTGGCGATCACCGTGTCGAACCGCGGGCCCGAGGCCGCCTCGCTGCACGTGCTGCCCACGCTGTGGTTTCGCAACACCTGGTCGTGGGGCCTGCCCAACCGGCCCGTGCCCGTGCTGAAGGGGAGCCCGGGGCGGCTGGCGGGCCGGCACCGCACGCTCGGCCACATCGTTCTTGCCGGTTCCGGCGACGCGGCACCGCTGCTGTGTGACAACGAGACCAACGCCCAACGCCTGTGGGGCCAGCCCGGCAAGAGCCTGTATCCCAAGGACGGCATCAACGACTATCTGGTCTCGGGTTCGCCCACCGTCAACCCGGCCGGCGAGGGCACCAAAGGGTCGTTGCACTACGTGGTCACGCTGGGCCCGGGGGAGAGCCGGACCATCCGGCTCCGCCTGACCCAGGAGGACGAGGAGATCGGCCCGCTCGACCTGGGTGACGGCTGGTCCGACGTGATGCGCGCGCGGCGCGCGGAAGCCGACGAGTTCTTCACCGACCTGATCCCCGCCGCGGCCTCCGCCGAGGAGGCGGCCGTGGCCCGGCAGGGCATCGCCGGGCTGATGTGGGGCAAGCAGTTCTACCACTTCGACGTCAAGCAGTGGCTCACCGGCGACCCCGGCTCGGCGCCCCCGCCGCCCGGCCGGCGCTACGGGCGCAACAACGCCTGGTGGCACATGAACAGCTTCGACGTCATCTCCATGCCCGACCCGTGGGAGTACCCGTGGTACGCGGCGTGGGACCTGGCCTTCCACACCGTGTCGATCGCCCGCGTCGACCCCGCCTTCGCCAAGAGTCAGCTGCTGTTGCTGCTGCGCGAGTGGTACATGCACCCCAACGGGCAGATCCCCGCGTACGAGTGGTCCTTCGCCGACGTCAACCCGCCCGTGCACGCCTGGGCCGCGCTGCGCGTCTTCGAGATCGACGGCGGGCGCGACCACGATTTCCTGGCCCGGATCATGCACAAGCTGCTGCTCAACTTCACCTGGTGGGTCAACCGCAAGGACGTGGGCGGCAACAACGTGTTCGAGGGCGGCTTCCTCGGGCTCGACAACGTGGGCCCGTTCGACCGCTCGGCCGCGCTGCCCGTGGCCGGGGTGCTCGAACAGTCCGACGGCACCGGCTGGATGGCCATGTACGCGCTCAACCTGCTCGACATGGCGGTCCGGCTGGCCCTGCACGACCGCACGTACGAGGACATGGCGACGAAGTTCTTCGAGCACTTCGCGTACATCGCCGAGGCCGCCTACCGGCAGGGCCTGTGGGACGAGGAGGACTGCTTCTTCTACGACCAGCTGCGCCTGCCCGACGGTCACAAGCTGCCGCTCAAGGTGCGCTCGATCGTCGGCCTGCTGCCGCTCGCGGCCACCACCCGCCTGTCGGCCGGCACCCTCAACCGGCTGCCCGAACTGCACGCCCGGCTCCGCTGGCTGCAGGCCTCGCAGGGCGAATACGCCGACGTCATCAGCGCGCGCCGGATCTCGCCCGAGGGCCGCCAGCAACGGCTGCTCTCGATGGTGGGGCAGGACCAGTTGCTCCGCGTGCTGGCCCGCATGCTGGATCCGGAGGAGTTCCTTTCCCCGTACGGCATCAGGACCCTGTCCCGCAGCCACCTGGAGAAGCCGTTCACCGTGTCGCTCGGCGGCTCCGACTTCACCGTCGGCTACGAGCCCGCCGAGTCGACGAGCGGGCTCTTCGGCGGCAACTCCAACTGGCGCGGCCCGGTCTGGATGCCCGTCAACTACCTGCTGGTCGAGGCCCTGCGCGAATACGCGGACTTCTTCGGCGACGACATGAAAGCCGAATATCCCACGGGTTCGCAGCGCAAAGTGCCGCTGGCCGAGGTGGCCGACGACATCTCCCGCCGGCTGATCTCGCTGTTCCTGCCGGACGACACGGGTCACCGCCCGATCTACGGCGCCAACCACATCCTGCAGACCCACCCCGACTGGAAAGACCTGATCGTCTTCCCCGAGTACTTCCACGGCGACAACGGGGCCGGCCTCGGCGCCTGGCACCAGACCGGCTGGACCGCCCTGGTCGTCGACCTGATCCTGACCCTGCGCCGCCGATGA
- a CDS encoding amylo-alpha-1,6-glucosidase: MATFGSRTCARLDEGATREWLVPDGCGGYAMGTVSGLRTRRYHGLLVVAGANPARRHLGLASLDPVLTLPSGPVRLATHEWADGTIAPRGHELLAGFTLVDGLPRWRWRIGEVVLERELAMVPGRPAVAVVHRLLSGGPVGLALEAIGTWRDGHGERTADGPVPVVQEVAGGVTIEGAYRLRGPGFRRAGAWWRGVRHREEAARGLTETEDLWYAGSFHTELTGPGDTAEVSAWAGDLADEPAPAAAVVEAAHRRNRRFSPLALAADAFVVRTPRGPDVVAGYPWFGAWSRDTMLSYEGLFLTTGRADEGRELLRAYGETLSEGMLANTADTGAAEFNTADGTLWFLHAVDRHVLTTGDTDLAEELRPALLGVIDHHVRGTRYGIGADPADGLLTQGADGEALTWMDARVDGVPITPRRGKAVDVNALWVNALAGFPTYKRLHDMARASFAGRFPSPSGWLHDVVDGPGGDDATLRPNQLLAWSLPNAALRPDPAVLRTIGAALLTPLGLRSQAPGTPGYHGTHRGTPAERDTAYHTGTVWPWLLGPYATAWHRLGVEVTADIDTHLGEYGLGSISETADGDAPHTATGCPFQAWSVAEVLRAAYL, from the coding sequence ATGGCTACGTTCGGCTCGCGGACGTGTGCGCGGCTCGACGAGGGAGCCACCCGTGAATGGCTGGTCCCGGACGGGTGCGGCGGCTACGCGATGGGCACGGTGAGCGGGCTGCGGACCCGGCGCTACCACGGGCTGCTCGTCGTCGCGGGGGCCAACCCGGCCCGTCGGCACCTCGGGCTGGCCTCGCTCGACCCGGTGCTGACGTTGCCCTCCGGACCCGTACGTCTGGCCACGCACGAATGGGCGGACGGGACGATCGCCCCGCGCGGGCACGAACTGCTCGCCGGTTTCACGCTGGTCGACGGTCTGCCGCGGTGGCGCTGGCGGATCGGCGAGGTCGTGCTGGAGCGCGAACTGGCCATGGTGCCCGGCCGTCCGGCTGTGGCGGTGGTGCACCGGCTGCTCAGCGGCGGGCCGGTCGGGCTGGCGCTGGAGGCGATCGGCACCTGGCGGGACGGGCACGGCGAGCGCACGGCGGACGGTCCGGTCCCGGTGGTGCAGGAGGTCGCGGGCGGCGTCACGATCGAGGGGGCGTACCGGCTGCGGGGTCCCGGTTTCCGCCGGGCCGGCGCGTGGTGGCGCGGGGTCCGGCACCGCGAGGAGGCGGCGCGTGGGCTCACCGAGACCGAGGACCTCTGGTACGCCGGGAGCTTCCACACCGAGCTGACCGGGCCCGGCGACACGGCGGAGGTCAGCGCGTGGGCCGGCGACCTGGCCGACGAGCCGGCCCCGGCGGCCGCGGTCGTCGAGGCGGCCCATCGGCGCAACCGGCGGTTCTCCCCGCTCGCACTGGCCGCTGACGCTTTCGTCGTCCGCACCCCGCGCGGCCCGGACGTGGTGGCCGGCTATCCGTGGTTCGGGGCGTGGTCGCGCGACACGATGCTGAGCTACGAGGGCCTGTTCCTGACGACCGGGCGCGCCGACGAGGGCCGCGAGCTGCTCCGGGCGTACGGGGAAACGCTCTCGGAGGGCATGCTGGCCAACACGGCCGACACCGGCGCGGCGGAGTTCAACACGGCCGACGGCACGCTCTGGTTCCTGCACGCGGTGGACCGGCACGTGCTCACGACCGGCGACACCGACCTGGCCGAGGAGCTGCGCCCGGCCCTGCTCGGCGTGATCGACCACCACGTGCGGGGCACCCGCTACGGCATCGGGGCCGACCCGGCCGACGGTCTGCTCACCCAGGGCGCCGACGGGGAGGCCCTGACGTGGATGGACGCGCGCGTCGACGGCGTGCCGATCACCCCGCGCCGGGGCAAGGCGGTCGACGTCAACGCCCTGTGGGTCAACGCGCTGGCCGGCTTCCCCACGTACAAACGGCTGCACGATATGGCCCGGGCCAGTTTCGCCGGCCGATTCCCCTCCCCGTCGGGCTGGCTGCACGACGTGGTGGACGGCCCCGGCGGCGACGACGCCACGCTGCGGCCCAACCAGCTGCTGGCCTGGTCGCTGCCGAACGCCGCGCTGCGCCCCGACCCGGCCGTCCTGCGCACGATCGGCGCGGCCCTGCTCACCCCGCTCGGGCTGCGCAGCCAGGCCCCGGGCACGCCGGGCTACCACGGCACGCACCGCGGCACCCCGGCCGAGCGGGACACGGCCTATCACACCGGCACGGTCTGGCCCTGGCTGCTGGGCCCGTACGCCACCGCCTGGCACCGCCTCGGCGTCGAGGTCACCGCCGACATCGACACCCACCTCGGCGAGTACGGCCTGGGCTCGATCTCGGAGACCGCCGACGGCGACGCGCCGCACACCGCGACCGGCTGCCCGTTCCAGGCCTGGTCGGTCGCCGAGGTGCTGCGGGCCGCCTACCTCTGA